From Moraxella sp. K1664, one genomic window encodes:
- a CDS encoding polyphenol oxidase family protein — MFDILYQNDHVLIVQTHAGEFDKWGNDLYGSFNMGLHVGDDSEQVLTNRMALLDRLNGLTNDNVSQIHWLNQIHSDIVAHAKSAIVPQDADALITDKAGVALSIMTADCVPIALFNDDCADNENGQIACIHAGWQGLTKGIIKNTYENFHDKNNIKAVIGACISHDNYEINKTLAHDIISQVSDKNLVALTFDELYQQIITDKDDDKCLIDIVKLTKLQLSHLDITVINDTVPCSYANPKYYSYRQQTHAKKSATGRMATVIVKL, encoded by the coding sequence ATGTTTGATATATTATACCAAAATGACCATGTGCTTATCGTCCAGACCCACGCAGGCGAGTTTGACAAATGGGGCAATGATTTATATGGCTCGTTTAACATGGGGTTACACGTTGGCGATGACAGCGAGCAAGTTCTTACCAACCGCATGGCGTTGTTAGATAGGTTAAACGGACTTACAAATGATAACGTGAGCCAAATCCACTGGTTAAACCAAATCCACAGCGACATCGTGGCACACGCCAAATCCGCCATAGTCCCCCAAGACGCAGACGCACTCATCACTGATAAGGCAGGCGTGGCACTGTCTATCATGACCGCCGACTGCGTGCCGATTGCTCTTTTTAATGATGATTGTGCAGATAATGAGAATGGCCAAATCGCCTGTATTCATGCAGGTTGGCAAGGGCTCACCAAAGGTATCATTAAAAATACTTATGAGAATTTTCATGATAAAAACAACATCAAAGCCGTCATCGGGGCGTGTATCAGCCATGATAATTATGAGATTAACAAAACCTTAGCTCATGACATCATCAGCCAAGTGAGTGATAAAAACCTAGTGGCATTGACATTTGATGAGTTATATCAACAGATTATCACGGATAAAGACGATGATAAGTGCTTGATTGATATTGTAAAATTAACCAAATTACAACTGTCCCATTTAGACATCACGGTCATAAACGATACTGTTCCGTGCAGTTATGCTAACCCAAAATACTACTCATACCGCCAGCAAACCCATGCCAAAAAGTCCGCCACAGGACGTATGGCGACTGTGATTGTTAAGTTATGA
- a CDS encoding AarF/UbiB family protein, which translates to MLISYKNRLFDLYRICAKYRLDTHFADVPELVPLARLIKMHPASIGKSHNPLGVKLALEEMGTLFLKLGQLLSTRSDLLPPDIIAQLSLLQDKVAPFDVEVLKHEIEHPKTGLGKPIGEIFSRFDDKPLAAASIAQVHTACLPDGREVVVKVVRPDIRPVIIKDFELLRELAGFLSARMESARAVHIVSIVEDYRQIMLNELDLTLESANATRMRNNFTNSPLIYVPEVYMANKSVMVSERIFGVPISQTDEFDALGYDRAVLAKNGLTIFFTQVFRDNFFHADMHPGNIFVETMPDGQAVANPRYLGLDCAIMGQLAPDDQLVVARMLLSVMNGNYTTLVDIISHAGWIPPSADKHALIADMARTVSPMVSKPMSELDFAGILFEILNIARRHQMSIPPQLMLLLKTLVHVEGLGRELYPDLDIWSLAKPILTDWVKSQLDPTRFLNDFYDKLPEHLLSATDLPKLATQSIQSLATLGGRQDKQLREIQALRADFLNQKRHDWIALGGFLTFIAIGLTVPIWWVGVVFHVLALGFVVWRILA; encoded by the coding sequence ATGCTCATCTCTTATAAAAACCGCCTGTTTGACCTATATCGCATTTGTGCCAAATACCGCCTTGACACCCATTTTGCGGACGTGCCAGAGCTTGTCCCCTTGGCACGGCTTATCAAAATGCACCCTGCAAGCATTGGCAAATCGCATAACCCGCTAGGAGTCAAGCTCGCCCTAGAAGAGATGGGAACGCTCTTTTTAAAGCTCGGGCAACTGCTCTCCACCCGCTCTGACCTACTGCCCCCCGACATCATCGCCCAATTATCGCTACTACAAGACAAAGTTGCCCCGTTTGACGTTGAAGTTTTAAAACATGAAATAGAACACCCCAAAACAGGGCTGGGTAAGCCAATTGGTGAGATATTTAGCCGATTTGATGACAAGCCACTCGCCGCCGCCAGTATCGCCCAAGTGCATACCGCTTGCTTGCCTGACGGTCGGGAAGTGGTCGTTAAAGTCGTCCGCCCCGACATTCGCCCTGTTATTATCAAGGATTTTGAGCTACTTCGGGAGCTTGCGGGCTTCCTATCGGCTCGCATGGAGTCGGCTCGGGCGGTGCATATCGTGAGTATCGTGGAAGACTACCGTCAAATCATGCTAAACGAGCTTGATTTGACCTTGGAGTCCGCCAACGCCACTCGCATGAGAAACAATTTCACAAACTCGCCACTCATCTACGTCCCCGAAGTCTATATGGCAAACAAGTCCGTCATGGTCTCGGAGCGGATTTTTGGCGTGCCGATTTCACAGACAGATGAATTTGACGCATTGGGCTATGACCGTGCCGTCCTTGCCAAAAATGGCTTGACGATATTTTTTACCCAAGTGTTTCGGGATAACTTTTTTCATGCCGACATGCACCCCGGTAACATCTTTGTGGAGACCATGCCAGACGGTCAAGCAGTGGCAAATCCACGCTATCTAGGGCTAGATTGTGCGATTATGGGGCAACTTGCCCCCGATGACCAGCTCGTTGTCGCTCGTATGCTCCTATCGGTCATGAATGGCAACTACACCACGCTGGTGGACATCATCAGTCACGCAGGTTGGATACCACCGTCCGCCGACAAACACGCACTCATCGCCGACATGGCTCGCACGGTAAGCCCCATGGTGTCTAAGCCCATGAGTGAGCTTGATTTTGCAGGGATATTGTTTGAGATTTTAAACATCGCTCGCCGTCATCAGATGAGTATACCGCCACAGCTTATGCTCCTCCTAAAAACGCTCGTCCATGTGGAAGGGCTTGGGCGTGAGCTATACCCTGACCTTGATATTTGGTCGCTTGCCAAGCCGATTTTGACTGATTGGGTAAAATCACAGCTTGACCCCACACGTTTTTTGAATGATTTTTATGACAAATTGCCCGAACATCTACTGTCCGCCACTGACCTGCCTAAACTTGCCACCCAAAGCATTCAATCGCTTGCCACGCTTGGTGGACGACAGGACAAACAACTAAGAGAAATCCAAGCCCTACGAGCCGACTTTTTAAACCAAAAACGCCATGATTGGATAGCCTTGGGTGGATTTTTGACCTTTATCGCCATTGGGCTGACCGTGCCGATTTGGTGGGTGGGCGTGGTGTTTCATGTGCTGGCGTTGGGGTTTGTGGTGTGGCGGATTTTAGCCTAA
- a CDS encoding DMT family transporter, whose protein sequence is MSNPTLTNPNQGSFFGSFYMVLACLSFAIMLICIKFAGQKFAMHTYELTFWRVLFSLIVLGGFSWIKGRDFRTAYPKEHFWRSLAGSVALLMNFYVVLHLPLATASTLQNTSALFLGLLSIVILKQKPTLINWLSLALGFVGVLILLRPSGGGDTFAMLVGLGSGAISGYAYLQVRELSLLGEPAWRIVFYFSLLSTLTSGVLAWYFGFTPVSLASLPYIVGIGVTALLGQLLMTYAYQVGQKFVVATLSYLGVVFAIVFGAVLFGERLDALSLVGIGVIVASGILGAKK, encoded by the coding sequence ATGTCAAACCCCACCCTCACCAACCCCAATCAAGGCTCGTTCTTTGGCTCTTTTTATATGGTACTGGCGTGCCTGTCATTTGCCATTATGCTGATTTGTATCAAATTTGCAGGGCAAAAGTTTGCCATGCACACCTATGAGCTGACCTTTTGGCGAGTGCTGTTTTCACTGATTGTGCTTGGTGGGTTCTCGTGGATTAAGGGGAGAGATTTTCGCACGGCTTATCCCAAGGAGCATTTTTGGCGGTCGCTGGCAGGTTCGGTTGCCCTGCTCATGAATTTTTATGTGGTGCTACATCTGCCCCTTGCCACCGCCAGCACCCTACAAAATACATCTGCTCTATTTTTGGGTTTGTTATCCATTGTTATTTTAAAACAAAAACCCACGCTCATTAACTGGCTATCGCTTGCTTTGGGCTTTGTTGGCGTGCTTATTTTGCTAAGACCGAGTGGTGGGGGCGACACCTTTGCCATGCTCGTGGGACTGGGCAGTGGGGCAATTAGCGGTTATGCGTATTTGCAAGTGCGTGAGCTGTCCTTGCTTGGCGAACCTGCGTGGCGGATTGTGTTTTATTTTTCGTTATTATCCACGCTGACATCGGGCGTTTTGGCGTGGTATTTTGGCTTTACGCCTGTGAGTTTGGCAAGTTTGCCTTATATTGTTGGCATTGGCGTTACCGCTCTTTTGGGGCAATTACTTATGACTTATGCATATCAAGTCGGACAAAAATTTGTCGTGGCAACCTTGTCCTATCTTGGCGTGGTATTTGCCATTGTCTTTGGGGCGGTGCTGTTTGGCGAACGGTTGGACGCATTAAGCCTTGTTGGCATTGGCGTGATTGTGGCAAGTGGGATTTTGGGGGCGAAGAAGTAA
- a CDS encoding RluA family pseudouridine synthase, translated as MTEHSLHSLHSFSQTASNDDLADLPNLSSLNDNDDEFAETDSPNPLTQSYIVGESDIGTRLDKIATDVFDGFSRVQIQGFIDDESLLVNDTPQKSKYRVKLGDVLTLSAKLDNHSEDLPENIPLDVVYADDDVIVINKPVGLVVHPGAGNRTGTLVNALLYHYPDNAHLPRAGLVHRIDKDTSGLLIVARTKSAQLDLTEQLKDKSVYREYQCIATGVPSDILRHATIDAPIGRHRIHRTKMTVTDGGKPATTHIISATPLGTHYSLLHVRLETGRTHQIRVHLSHVGHALLGDKVYGGLPKSGLAPATRQAVIDFPRQALHAHKLGFIHPTTGKALVFSRDMPSDMAVMIGILQE; from the coding sequence ATGACAGAACATTCTTTACATTCTTTACATTCTTTTAGTCAGACCGCCAGTAATGATGACTTAGCTGATTTGCCCAATTTATCCAGTTTAAATGATAATGATGATGAATTTGCCGAGACAGACTCGCCAAATCCGCTCACCCAAAGCTACATCGTGGGCGAATCCGACATCGGCACACGCCTAGACAAAATCGCCACAGACGTGTTTGACGGCTTTTCCCGAGTGCAGATACAGGGCTTTATTGATGATGAGAGCTTGCTTGTCAATGACACGCCCCAAAAAAGCAAATACCGTGTCAAACTGGGCGATGTTTTGACCCTATCCGCCAAGCTTGACAATCACAGCGAAGATTTGCCCGAAAATATCCCCCTTGACGTGGTCTATGCCGATGATGACGTGATTGTGATAAATAAGCCTGTCGGTCTGGTCGTCCACCCTGGGGCGGGCAATCGCACAGGCACGCTCGTCAATGCCTTGCTATATCATTATCCTGATAACGCCCACCTGCCACGGGCAGGGCTGGTTCATCGCATTGATAAGGACACATCGGGGCTACTCATTGTCGCTCGCACCAAATCCGCCCAGCTTGATTTGACCGAACAACTAAAAGACAAATCGGTCTATCGGGAATACCAATGTATCGCCACAGGTGTGCCAAGCGACATCTTACGCCATGCCACGATAGACGCACCGATAGGGCGACACCGCATTCATCGCACCAAGATGACGGTAACGGACGGCGGTAAACCTGCCACCACGCACATCATATCCGCCACGCCACTGGGTACGCATTATAGCTTGCTCCATGTTCGCTTGGAGACGGGGCGTACCCACCAAATCCGTGTACACCTGTCCCATGTCGGTCATGCCCTGCTTGGCGATAAGGTTTATGGCGGACTTCCCAAATCAGGTCTTGCTCCTGCCACTCGCCAAGCGGTGATAGATTTTCCCCGTCAAGCCTTGCACGCCCATAAGCTCGGCTTTATCCACCCGACCACGGGCAAGGCGTTGGTATTTAGCCGTGATATGCCGTCTGATATGGCGGTGATGATTGGGATTTTGCAAGAATAA
- a CDS encoding bestrophin family ion channel: MIVRDKHNSLKLLFMWHGTILPKVLPMIILLMAVSMIAWGLSHYQLYTVKNVPAVGFTVFGVVLSIFLGFRNNACYDRWWEGRKLWGSLIANTRHFSRDTHFLNADDRRAVLVDMLIFVNLFRDRLRHQKLPVERFADYLGIDDKDKDELNTLIRQHINAPQVVLERMQHRLIHAVKSGQISDIIYTSIQRHIIEMGNIQAGCDRISSTPLPLVYSVLLHRAVFCFCWMLPFGIESVLGIWTPFLVGLLAYMFLGLDELSSQLEEPFGVAQNDLPLDTITRLIERETLALMGVATDDLPQAMGDDGRFNFL, translated from the coding sequence ATGATAGTCCGTGATAAACACAACAGCCTAAAACTGCTGTTCATGTGGCATGGCACGATACTGCCCAAAGTGCTACCGATGATAATCCTGCTCATGGCGGTGTCTATGATAGCGTGGGGCTTGTCGCATTATCAGCTCTACACCGTCAAAAACGTCCCTGCGGTCGGTTTTACGGTGTTTGGCGTGGTGCTATCTATCTTTTTGGGATTTAGGAATAATGCTTGCTATGACAGGTGGTGGGAAGGGCGTAAACTGTGGGGTTCGCTCATTGCTAATACTCGTCATTTTAGTAGGGATACGCATTTTTTGAATGCGGACGACAGACGGGCGGTGCTGGTGGATATGCTGATTTTTGTCAATTTATTTAGAGACCGCCTACGTCATCAAAAACTGCCCGTAGAGAGATTTGCCGATTATCTGGGCATTGATGATAAAGACAAAGATGAGCTAAATACGCTCATTCGTCAGCACATCAACGCTCCGCAGGTGGTGTTAGAGCGAATGCAACACCGCCTTATCCATGCCGTCAAATCAGGACAAATCAGTGACATCATCTACACCAGTATCCAACGCCACATCATCGAAATGGGTAACATTCAGGCAGGGTGCGACCGTATCAGTAGCACGCCCTTGCCACTGGTGTATTCGGTGCTGCTGCATCGGGCGGTGTTTTGTTTTTGTTGGATGTTGCCGTTTGGCATTGAGTCGGTACTGGGGATTTGGACGCCGTTTTTGGTGGGACTGCTTGCCTACATGTTTTTGGGGCTGGACGAGCTAAGCAGTCAGTTGGAAGAGCCGTTTGGCGTGGCACAAAATGATTTGCCCCTAGATACGATTACACGGCTGATAGAGCGTGAGACCTTGGCACTCATGGGCGTGGCAACGGATGATTTGCCACAGGCGATGGGTGATGATGGGCGGTTTAATTTTTTGTGA
- a CDS encoding DUF1315 family protein gives MNKQDILNSLTPEIVAKFRTAIEIGKWDNGVRLTDEQRQTCMQAVMVWEHEYLPVEERTGYIEKPKDDKGNTVGEDCDVEHEHHYPNAERPVKFK, from the coding sequence ATGAACAAACAAGACATCCTAAACAGCCTAACCCCCGAAATCGTCGCTAAATTCCGCACCGCCATTGAGATTGGCAAATGGGATAACGGCGTTCGCCTAACAGACGAACAACGCCAAACCTGTATGCAAGCGGTCATGGTGTGGGAGCATGAGTATTTGCCCGTAGAAGAACGCACGGGCTATATTGAAAAGCCCAAAGATGACAAAGGCAATACCGTGGGCGAGGACTGTGATGTGGAACATGAACATCATTATCCCAATGCTGAGCGACCTGTGAAGTTTAAGTGA
- a CDS encoding PilZ domain-containing protein, with translation MAMPIRGGILTCNIADTQTLYSSYLSFVTHGGIFVPSARKHNLGEDVFVAFTLPGSTERYPLNGKIVWINEKGTPSKPAGFGMQFGTDPNSLKLKNEIERLLAGEVEATRPTYTM, from the coding sequence ATGGCAATGCCTATTCGTGGCGGTATCTTAACTTGTAATATCGCCGACACCCAAACCCTATACAGCAGTTATCTCTCTTTTGTCACTCATGGCGGTATTTTTGTGCCGAGTGCCAGAAAGCACAACCTTGGCGAAGACGTGTTTGTGGCATTTACCCTACCCGGCTCTACCGAGCGTTACCCACTCAACGGCAAAATCGTGTGGATTAATGAAAAAGGCACACCCAGTAAGCCTGCTGGTTTTGGCATGCAGTTTGGCACCGACCCCAACAGCCTAAAACTCAAAAACGAAATCGAGCGACTGCTTGCCGGTGAGGTTGAGGCGACTAGACCCACTTATACCATGTAA
- a CDS encoding adenine phosphoribosyltransferase, which yields MKHSHPFWQIIRTVPNFPKADIDFYDITPLLWHVDELINELLNALPDGMIDEVECFATTEARGFVIGSLLSGRTGKPLLLIRKAGKLPPPVHRQSYDLEYGTDTLEIKADAPKSKVLLVDDVLATGGTLKASKLLCEQAGHDVLGALVLLDLPNLHGDIGMDTYAVMADTD from the coding sequence ATGAAGCACTCACACCCTTTTTGGCAAATCATTCGCACCGTTCCCAATTTCCCCAAAGCGGACATTGATTTTTATGACATCACGCCCCTGCTGTGGCATGTTGATGAACTCATTAACGAGCTTTTAAACGCCCTGCCCGATGGCATGATTGATGAAGTGGAATGCTTTGCCACCACCGAAGCACGGGGTTTTGTCATCGGCAGTCTGCTATCAGGACGTACTGGCAAACCACTCTTACTCATTCGTAAAGCTGGCAAACTACCACCCCCAGTCCATCGCCAAAGCTATGACCTAGAATACGGCACCGACACCCTAGAAATCAAAGCGGATGCCCCCAAATCCAAGGTACTACTGGTTGATGACGTGCTTGCTACCGGCGGAACGTTAAAGGCGAGCAAACTTCTGTGCGAGCAAGCAGGGCATGACGTGCTTGGGGCATTGGTACTGCTTGATTTGCCAAATTTACATGGCGATATCGGCATGGATACTTATGCGGTCATGGCTGACACAGACTGA
- the ubiE gene encoding bifunctional demethylmenaquinone methyltransferase/2-methoxy-6-polyprenyl-1,4-benzoquinol methylase UbiE, with the protein MTDNDFTNPNILPTGKPQGQSAMQTPANGEQVQANSQTDDNLDNRYSENIGETTHFGYQTVNAREKEAKVGQVFTSVATKYDIMNDLMSFGIHRLWKRFAIKMSGVRAGQHVLDIAGGTGDLAKVFSKEVGRSGRVVLSDINEAMLEVGRTRLINAGCNNVDFVLANAETLEPFADNSFDLVTISFGLRNVTDKQKALEAMWRVLKPGGRLLVLEFSKPVFEPLSKAYDLYSFTALPLMGKVVAGDSESYQYLAESIRMHPDQATLKAMMEQAGFVNCDYHNLTGGIVAVHRGFKAR; encoded by the coding sequence ATGACCGACAACGACTTTACCAATCCCAACATCCTACCCACAGGTAAGCCCCAAGGACAATCCGCCATGCAAACCCCTGCCAATGGCGAGCAAGTCCAAGCCAACAGCCAAACTGATGACAATTTGGACAACCGCTATTCTGAAAACATTGGCGAGACCACCCATTTTGGCTACCAAACCGTCAATGCTCGTGAAAAAGAAGCCAAAGTCGGACAAGTGTTTACATCGGTTGCCACCAAATACGACATCATGAACGACTTGATGAGCTTTGGCATTCACAGGCTTTGGAAGCGTTTTGCCATTAAGATGAGTGGCGTGCGTGCAGGGCAGCACGTCCTTGACATCGCAGGCGGTACGGGCGACTTGGCAAAAGTGTTCAGTAAAGAAGTCGGTCGCTCGGGACGTGTGGTCTTATCCGACATCAACGAAGCCATGCTGGAAGTGGGTCGCACACGCCTTATCAATGCAGGGTGCAACAACGTGGATTTTGTGCTTGCCAATGCCGAAACCTTAGAACCCTTCGCTGATAACTCGTTTGACCTAGTTACCATTAGCTTTGGACTGCGTAACGTTACCGACAAACAAAAAGCCCTAGAAGCCATGTGGCGTGTGCTAAAACCAGGTGGGCGACTGCTCGTGCTAGAATTTAGCAAACCTGTGTTTGAGCCACTATCAAAGGCGTATGATTTGTACTCTTTTACCGCCCTACCACTCATGGGTAAAGTGGTCGCAGGCGACAGCGAAAGCTATCAATATCTGGCGGAGAGTATCCGTATGCACCCAGACCAAGCCACCCTAAAAGCCATGATGGAGCAAGCAGGGTTTGTTAATTGTGATTATCACAACCTAACGGGCGGTATCGTGGCGGTACATCGTGGCTTTAAGGCTCGTTGA
- a CDS encoding outer membrane protein assembly factor BamD, whose protein sequence is MNKTAKLTLTAIMTSAVLLSGCSTLKGIGKKDSEVVQSAEQSEIGYYQTAQNALDRNRYNEAMSALNSLRTFYPTGQYAEQALLDLIYAQYRANDFEAVTKSTAEFIRSYPTSRHVDYALYVQGVTNMGGAPKSSRLFNLDQSQRDVSYLRLAFQDFSNLIKHFPNSAYAPDAAQRMRAIYNDFAEHELVAARWYVKRDAHVAAANRAKWVFQYFPQSTGVPEAIAILAHSNEQLGLTDTANQYKTLLQINYPQYLGANGQVNIGKSQSFTKKALSSVSFGRFGRAKDTPTYQGGQYDGATRTQIITSAQALALPETTTEVTAPPTADTRNARHIGLGLPADEAEAGNINQTP, encoded by the coding sequence ATGAACAAAACCGCCAAACTTACCCTGACCGCCATCATGACATCCGCCGTGCTACTTTCTGGTTGCTCCACCCTAAAAGGCATTGGCAAAAAAGACAGTGAAGTTGTACAAAGTGCCGAGCAGTCCGAGATTGGTTATTATCAAACCGCCCAAAACGCCCTAGATAGAAACCGCTATAACGAAGCGATGAGTGCGTTAAATAGCTTACGCACGTTTTATCCGACAGGACAGTATGCCGAGCAGGCGTTGCTGGATTTGATTTATGCTCAATATCGTGCCAACGACTTTGAAGCGGTAACCAAAAGCACTGCCGAATTTATCCGCTCCTACCCAACCAGTCGCCATGTCGATTATGCCCTATATGTCCAAGGCGTAACCAACATGGGCGGTGCTCCTAAGTCGTCTCGCCTATTTAATCTTGACCAATCCCAACGTGATGTATCCTACCTACGTTTGGCATTTCAAGATTTCTCCAATCTCATCAAGCACTTCCCAAACAGTGCCTACGCTCCTGACGCCGCCCAGCGTATGAGAGCGATTTATAATGACTTTGCCGAGCATGAACTGGTCGCCGCTCGTTGGTATGTCAAGCGTGATGCCCATGTTGCCGCCGCCAACCGTGCCAAATGGGTGTTTCAGTACTTCCCCCAATCAACAGGCGTGCCAGAAGCCATCGCCATCTTAGCACACAGCAATGAGCAGTTGGGACTGACTGACACCGCCAACCAATACAAGACCCTACTCCAAATCAACTACCCCCAATACCTTGGGGCAAATGGACAGGTCAATATCGGCAAAAGCCAATCTTTTACCAAAAAAGCCTTATCATCGGTGAGTTTTGGTAGATTTGGGCGTGCCAAAGATACCCCCACCTATCAAGGCGGTCAGTATGATGGTGCGACACGCACACAAATCATCACTTCCGCCCAAGCTCTTGCTCTGCCTGAGACCACAACCGAAGTAACCGCTCCACCAACAGCCGACACACGCAACGCCCGTCACATCGGCTTGGGTCTGCCCGCTGACGAAGCCGAAGCGGGCAACATCAACCAAACCCCCTAA